Within the Candidatus Methylomirabilota bacterium genome, the region CCGCTCGCGCCGCTGCGGGCCGGTCGTACCAGTACCCGATGAGCAGGTACGAGCAGAGCCCCACCAGCTCCCAGAACACGAACATCTGGAGAAAGGTGGGAGCCAGGACCAGGCCCAGCATCGAGAACGCGAAGAGCGACTGGTAGGTGTAATAGCGGCCGAGCGACGGAGCCGGTTCCCCGTCCAGGTAGCTGAGCGAATACACCTGGACCAGCAGCGAGACCAGGGTCACCAGCATCAGCATGGCGGCCGACAGCTCGTCGACCATGACGCCGACCGTGGCCATGGGCCCGCCGTCGCCCGGGAGCCACGACCAGGTGGCCGTGGCCCGCCCGCCCTGCATCCAGATCGTGAGCGCCCGGACGGCCGCGGCGAAGGCGGCCGCGATGGAGACCCAGCCGGCCAGCCGCCCGGTCCGCCGCAGCGGCGCCACCACGGCGAGGACGAGGAACGCGGCGAAGGGGAACAGCAGCACCTGCACGGCCGCGGCCGTCAGGTCCATGGCCTAGCCCCGCAGCAGCGTGAGGTGGTCGGCCTCCACCGTCTTTCGCACGCGGAAGATCGCGATGACGATGGCCAGGCCCAGCCCCACCTCGGCGACGGTGATCGAGATCGTGAAGAGCGTGAAGACGAGGCCGACCAGGTCGGCATGGAACCGGGCGAAGGCGACCAGGTTGATGTTCACGGCGTTCAGCATGAGCTCGATGCCGAGCAGGATGCCGATGGCGTTTCGCCGGGTGAGCACGCCGAAGAGGCCGATGGCGAACACCAGGGCGGCCAGGACGAGATAGGCCTGCAGCCCCATGCTCAGTTCCTCATCGGCGGCGCGAGCCCGCATAGAGCCGTGGGTGAGCTGTTCGCGCCCATCAGTCCTCCGTCCGGGCGAAGTAGATCGCGCCTACCAGCACCGCCACGAGCAGCACACCCAGCAGCTCGAAGGTGACCGCGAAGGGGCCGGTCAGCGCGCGGGCCAGCTCGCCCAGCCAGTCGCGAGCCGCCGGCCACGTGGCGGCGCGGGGGGCCCGCAGCAGGAAGCCCAGGACGCCGACGAACACGGCCGCGGCGACGATCACCCCGTTCAGCACCCAGCGATTGGTCTGGGCGAGCCGCTCTCCGACCAGCCGCTCGGTCAGCATGATGGCGAAGACCATGATGGTCACCACACCGCCGGCATAGAGCAACAGCTGGACAGCGAAGAGGAACGGCGAACCCAGCAGGAGGAAGACGACGCCGGTGGCCACCAGCGCCGCGGCCAGGAAGAGCACGGCGTGAAACAGGTTCGGCGTGAGTACGACGGCGAGGCTGGAGGCCACCAGCGCAGCGGCCACCAGCCAGAAGGCTATCGCCTCTCCCGTCACTCCTTGGCCTCTCCTTTGGCCTCGCCCCGGGCGGCCTTGGGGGGAGCCTGCATGTCCCGCAGCCGGTTGCCGGTGGCCCAGGACACCGGGAACTGCAGCCCCAGGGCGTGCAGTCGATCCTTGTCCAGCAGCAACTCGCGCCGATCCGACGTGGCGACGTCGAAGGTCTTGAGCATGACGATGGCGTCCGTGGGACACACCTGCACGCACAGCTCACAGAACTCGCAGGCGTATAGCTCGAGGCTGAAGGTCTTGGCGTAGTTCCGCTTCTCGCCCTTGAGCATCTCCACCTTGATGACCTGGGGCGGGCAGATGTACTCGCAGAGACGACACCCGATGCAGGCCTCCTCTCCCGTCTCCTTGTCGTAGACGAGGGCCAGCACGCCGCGGAACCGGTCCGGGTAGGGACGCGGTTGCTCGGGGTACATCTGGGTGACGGGTTTGCGGAACAGGTTGCGGAGCGTCACGCTCATCGCCCGCCCCACCGCCCGGGTCAGCTGCCCGAGCTCGCCCCAGAAGCCGACCCGACCGTTAGGCCCCACGACCGGCGCCGGCGGCCACCACGAAGGCGGTGACCAGCAAGAGGAGGACCGTCGCCGGCAGCAAGAGCTTCCAGGAGACGGCCAGGATCTGGTCGACCCGGATCCGGACGAAGCTCCAGCGCACCCAGGTGACGAGCAGGAACACCAGCACGGCCTTGAGGGTGAACCAGAGCGGGCCCAGCCATTCCGGCCCCGGGCCGAGCCAGCCGCCCAGGAACAACAGCGCTCCCAGGAAGGACGTGCCCACCATGTGGGCGTACTCGCCGAGCTGGATGAGGGCGAACTTCATCCCGCTGTACTCCACACGGAAGCCCGCCACCAGCTCGGACTCCGCCTCCAGGATGTCGAACGGCACCCGGTTCTCGGCGGCCAGGGTGGCGATCAGGTAGGCCAGGAAGCCCAGCTGCCCGATCACGGGGTAGAAGACGTACCAGCCGAAGAGCCCCTCCTGGGCCACGACGATGGCCGACATCTGCATCGAGCCGGCCAGGACCACGGGGATCAGCGCCGCGAAGATGAAGGGCAGATCGTAGGAGATGATCTGGTTCACCGCGCGCATGGCGCTGAGCAGCGCGTACTTGTTGTTGGAGCCCCAGCCCCCCATGAACAGGCCCACGATCTCCAGCGCCGAGACGGCCAGGAAGAAGAGGACGCCGATGTTCAAATCGGCCAGGCCCAGGCCGGGCGCGAAGGGAATCGTGGCGAAGATCAGCATGCAGGGCAGAAGGAAGACGATCGGGGCCAGGTTGTAGACCCAGCGATCCGAGGCGGCCGGCACCACGTCTTCCTTCAACATCAGCTTGAGAGCGTCGGCGATCGGCTGCAGCCAGCCGTGGGGCCAGCCCACGTAATAGGGACCGATGCGCGACTGCATGCGAGCCGCGAACTTGCGTTCCAGCAGCGTGATGTAGGTGACGACCAGGACGATGGCATTGAGCAGGATGAAGGCCGTGATGACCGCCTGGGCCACCGGGGACAGCGTCACCGATCGACCTCGCCGAAGACGGGATCCACCGAGCCCATGATGGCCACGACGTCGGCCACTTTGTGGCCCGGGATGATGTGGGGCAGGACGGCCAGGTTCGAGAAGGACGCCCCGCGCCACTTCATCCGGTACGGCTTGGGGCCCCCGTCGCTGATCAGGTAGCAGCCGACCTCGCCGCGCGCCCCCTCGACGCGCCCGTAGCCCTCGCCCTTGGGGACCCGCACCTGCCCGACCGACTTGACCCCGGGCCGCGACGAGATGGGGCCCGCCGGCAAGCCGTCCAGCGCCTGGGTCGCGATCCTGATCGACTCCCGGAACTCTTGCATGCGCACCCGGTACCGCGCGTAGCAGTCTCCGGCCGTCTCCACGGGAACCTTGAAGTCGAAGTCCTGGTAGGACGAGTACGGTTCGGTCCGGCGCACATCGTAATCGATGCCGGAGCCGCGGGCCAGCGGCCCGCAGACGCCCATGCCCAGGGCCAGCTCACGCGAGATCGTGCCCACCCCCTGCGTGCGCACCAGAAAGAAGGCGTTGTCTTCCAGCATCGCCTCGTATTCGTCGACGCGCTGGGCGACCTGTTGGACCGTCCGTCGGCACTGCTCGGCCCATCCCGCCGGCAGGTCGTAGCGCACCCCGCCCACCTGGTGAAACCCGTAGAGCAGCCGGGCGCCGGTGAGGGCTTCGAAGAGATCGAGGATCGTCTCGCGCTCGCGCATCGTGTAGAGAAACACCGTGGCGCCGCCGCCCAGGGCGCCGCCCATGTCCATACACCAGGTGCCCAGCCA harbors:
- the nuoK gene encoding NADH-quinone oxidoreductase subunit NuoK, whose protein sequence is MSMGLQAYLVLAALVFAIGLFGVLTRRNAIGILLGIELMLNAVNINLVAFARFHADLVGLVFTLFTISITVAEVGLGLAIVIAIFRVRKTVEADHLTLLRG
- a CDS encoding NADH-quinone oxidoreductase subunit J, with product MTGEAIAFWLVAAALVASSLAVVLTPNLFHAVLFLAAALVATGVVFLLLGSPFLFAVQLLLYAGGVVTIMVFAIMLTERLVGERLAQTNRWVLNGVIVAAAVFVGVLGFLLRAPRAATWPAARDWLGELARALTGPFAVTFELLGVLLVAVLVGAIYFARTED
- a CDS encoding NADH-quinone oxidoreductase subunit I translates to MGPNGRVGFWGELGQLTRAVGRAMSVTLRNLFRKPVTQMYPEQPRPYPDRFRGVLALVYDKETGEEACIGCRLCEYICPPQVIKVEMLKGEKRNYAKTFSLELYACEFCELCVQVCPTDAIVMLKTFDVATSDRRELLLDKDRLHALGLQFPVSWATGNRLRDMQAPPKAARGEAKGEAKE
- the nuoH gene encoding NADH-quinone oxidoreductase subunit NuoH, which gives rise to MTLSPVAQAVITAFILLNAIVLVVTYITLLERKFAARMQSRIGPYYVGWPHGWLQPIADALKLMLKEDVVPAASDRWVYNLAPIVFLLPCMLIFATIPFAPGLGLADLNIGVLFFLAVSALEIVGLFMGGWGSNNKYALLSAMRAVNQIISYDLPFIFAALIPVVLAGSMQMSAIVVAQEGLFGWYVFYPVIGQLGFLAYLIATLAAENRVPFDILEAESELVAGFRVEYSGMKFALIQLGEYAHMVGTSFLGALLFLGGWLGPGPEWLGPLWFTLKAVLVFLLVTWVRWSFVRIRVDQILAVSWKLLLPATVLLLLVTAFVVAAGAGRGA
- a CDS encoding NADH-quinone oxidoreductase subunit D yields the protein MSDVGVPPTRSTIEVGYGGNERLMMNMGPQHPSAHGVFRAILTLEGEEVVAVDAVIGYLHRCHEKLGETLTYVQYPSIASKTDYVAAMTSELAYVMAVEKVGKIDVPKRAEYLRVVVAELQRIASHCLWLGTWCMDMGGALGGGATVFLYTMRERETILDLFEALTGARLLYGFHQVGGVRYDLPAGWAEQCRRTVQQVAQRVDEYEAMLEDNAFFLVRTQGVGTISRELALGMGVCGPLARGSGIDYDVRRTEPYSSYQDFDFKVPVETAGDCYARYRVRMQEFRESIRIATQALDGLPAGPISSRPGVKSVGQVRVPKGEGYGRVEGARGEVGCYLISDGGPKPYRMKWRGASFSNLAVLPHIIPGHKVADVVAIMGSVDPVFGEVDR